Proteins found in one Triticum aestivum cultivar Chinese Spring chromosome 4D, IWGSC CS RefSeq v2.1, whole genome shotgun sequence genomic segment:
- the LOC123099898 gene encoding uncharacterized protein produces the protein MDASIEPSVRSKANPSIVLVDPLVRAKQQVRALPPPPPPRRLPDNKGIGARAAAVVASGWTGSANTSVTPTSPAEAESWEESSYYLAVRWARLNVYVVQHWVHLSVYTV, from the exons atggacgccagcatCGAGCCGTCCGTTCGCTCCAAGGCCAATCCAAGCATCGTCCTTGTTGACCCGCTTGTGAGGGCAAAGCAGCAGGTGCGAGCACTGCCACCCCCGCCTCCGCCTCGGCGTCTACCTGACAACAAAGGTATCGGCGCGCGGGCGGCAGCTGTTGTTGCATCCGGCTGGACCGGCTCCGCGAACACCTCCGTCACGCCTACTTCTCCGGCTGAAGCTGAGTCCTGG GAGGAATCAAGTTATTATTTGGCTGTTCGTTGGGCGCGTTTGAATGTATATGTTGTACAACATTGGGTGCATTTGAGTGTATATACTGTCTAA